A single genomic interval of Amblyomma americanum isolate KBUSLIRL-KWMA chromosome 11, ASM5285725v1, whole genome shotgun sequence harbors:
- the LOC144110850 gene encoding uncharacterized protein LOC144110850: MKCRWKKKKSEENREIFRTGGGTLKCRPMSPATELVGAVADHMATRLPNPFDSDGAHVGEAVLSLPPAALLEAMVNGNETSQDDVPAQSPLLNSRPINEDELPVQEECLNASRRTVVVPNQSSSEGIPPTQTARTRAGGPRVAAVERTLAPELATRITAIEAEERRKEELHQLDVQLRRSQLAEQRLKVKMQRKLLSLDIQIRKKQLEATQR, from the exons ATGAAGTGCCGCTGGAAGAAGAAGAAGTCCGAAGAAAATAGGGAAATCTTTCGGACAG gtggTGGTACTCTCAAATGCCGGCCAATGAGTCCGGCTACGGAACTGGTTGGCGCAGTTGCTGAccatatggcaacaagactgccaaacCCATTTGACAGTGACGGAGCCCACGTCGGCGAGGCAGTGCTGTCCCTGCCACCTGCTGCACTATTAGAGGCCATGGTAAACGGCAACGAAACAAGCCAAG ATGATGTTCCTGCACAGTCACCATTGCTGAACAGCCGACCCATAAACGAGGATGAACTTCCTGTTCAGGAAGAGTGCCTCAACGCAAGCAGACGAACAGTGGTCGTGCCAAATCAGAGCTCATCTGAAGGCATCCCACCAACACAAACTGCTCGCACGAGGGCAGGTGGCCCCCGTGTTGCTGCGGTAGAGCGGACGCTGGCTCCTGAACTAGCCACCAGAATTACGGCTATTGAAGCTGAGGAGCGGCGCAAGGAAGAGCTGCACCAACTCGATGTGCAACTCCGCAGGAGCCAGCTGGCCGAGCAGCGGCTAAAAGTCAAAATGCAGCGCAAGCTGCTTTCTCTCGACATTCAAATTCGGAAAAAGCAGTTAGAAGCAACGCAGCGCtaa